Proteins from a genomic interval of Desulfofustis limnaeus:
- a CDS encoding Gfo/Idh/MocA family protein translates to MVSVRIFGAGSIGNHLGFACRQKGWQVELCDRDKAALERTRKDIYPGRYGAWDEAIQLTPADGLADEYRDVVIVGTPPEYHIPVALDQIRKISPKIVLIEKPLCPPSLDGVKELVETAREHECLVLVGYNHTLTRNTRAAEQLVADKTVGDVVTIDAGFREYWGGIFAAHPWLDGPKDSYLGYLSKGGGATGEHSHAINIWQHFAHLTGHGRITKVAAMHQIVRDGGVEYDQIGQMLVETESGLIGNIVQDVVTEPPEKKVKMIGTSGYIEWQVNATSDSDAVRCKSGGKPVHEQLFKKTRPDDFVGEIDHIAMLLENPKLDSPISLTRGIETMLVIEAAYEASRENRFVAIDYSRFPLSL, encoded by the coding sequence ATGGTTTCGGTAAGAATATTCGGAGCCGGTTCAATCGGTAATCATCTTGGTTTTGCGTGTCGGCAGAAAGGATGGCAGGTCGAACTGTGTGACCGAGATAAAGCCGCGCTCGAGAGGACCCGAAAGGACATTTATCCGGGACGCTATGGCGCCTGGGACGAAGCAATACAATTGACACCGGCAGACGGTTTGGCAGACGAGTACCGGGATGTTGTCATCGTCGGCACGCCGCCCGAATATCACATTCCCGTGGCGCTGGATCAGATCAGGAAAATTTCGCCAAAGATCGTCCTGATCGAGAAACCGCTTTGTCCCCCGAGTCTGGATGGTGTCAAGGAACTGGTTGAAACTGCAAGGGAACACGAATGCCTTGTCCTCGTGGGTTACAATCATACGCTTACGAGAAATACCAGAGCAGCGGAGCAATTGGTCGCGGACAAAACTGTTGGAGACGTGGTCACTATCGATGCCGGATTTCGCGAGTATTGGGGAGGGATTTTTGCCGCCCACCCCTGGCTCGATGGGCCGAAAGACAGTTACCTGGGCTATCTCTCCAAGGGTGGCGGAGCGACAGGCGAACATTCCCACGCCATCAACATCTGGCAGCATTTTGCCCATTTGACCGGGCATGGCCGAATTACCAAGGTTGCTGCCATGCATCAGATCGTTCGGGACGGTGGCGTCGAGTATGATCAGATCGGGCAGATGCTCGTGGAGACGGAGTCGGGATTGATCGGAAACATCGTTCAGGATGTGGTGACCGAGCCTCCGGAGAAGAAGGTAAAAATGATTGGTACGTCTGGGTATATCGAATGGCAGGTGAACGCGACTTCGGACAGCGACGCGGTCAGATGCAAGTCGGGTGGCAAGCCGGTTCATGAGCAGCTGTTCAAGAAAACCCGGCCTGACGACTTTGTCGGGGAAATCGATCATATTGCAATGCTGTTGGAAAATCCGAAGCTGGATTCGCCAATCTCCCTGACCAGGGGAATCGAGACCATGCTGGTCATCGAGGCGGCTTATGAGGCGAGCAGGGAGAACCGGTTCGTCGCCATTGATTACTCCCGTTTTCCATTATCTCTTTGA
- a CDS encoding surface carbohydrate biosynthesis protein, giving the protein MTDTSTSLRLIPPLHWLIIPIETKVREFDAKLLLSCAAAEAGYGVVLGHQHTIQRTWRKMPCSIVFDKSVVKSNEKRFAAYKRLGNGVFAWCEEGLLLADEQDYANRKLYQPTLRQLDLFCSWGANQTRVVLNKIPEIKDRLHNVGNPRMDLLRPEVRDYFAEEAEAIKKVFGPFLLINTNFAAYNNIRGSETSLEIQKRSGKIRSSEGERLFREFVQFKERMFHAFISLVEALAKAFPAYTIVVRPHPAEDHEVWRKTVSSWSNVRIVHEGNVVNWILAAEVTIQNGCTTGIESFLLDRPTISYQPFAAKIYEDYLPDVLGMAVKSEKDLIELVRSICSGTHVADEQEQVRKRELARHFIENIDGDLCIDRIVTLLPLLRKKEDVIAGNIFVQTARQVRNWQTTWRYFARSVKDRLIDGQSMTLKKAGRKSLASVQEKVVKQVFPGLALDEVNAAVRRFQLVMQRFDNVQVLPYEKNCFVIAPWRYGGDD; this is encoded by the coding sequence GTGACAGACACATCCACCTCGTTGAGATTGATTCCCCCGCTTCACTGGCTCATTATCCCCATCGAAACGAAGGTCAGGGAGTTCGATGCGAAACTCTTGCTCAGTTGTGCCGCAGCGGAGGCGGGTTACGGGGTCGTTCTCGGTCATCAGCATACGATTCAACGAACATGGCGGAAGATGCCCTGCAGCATCGTTTTCGACAAGAGCGTGGTGAAATCGAACGAGAAGAGATTCGCGGCTTACAAAAGGCTTGGAAACGGTGTTTTCGCCTGGTGCGAAGAAGGTCTTTTGCTTGCGGACGAGCAGGACTATGCGAACAGGAAGCTCTATCAGCCGACACTGCGACAGCTTGATCTGTTTTGTTCCTGGGGCGCCAACCAGACGCGAGTAGTGCTGAACAAGATTCCTGAAATCAAGGACAGATTGCATAATGTCGGCAATCCGAGAATGGATCTGCTGCGGCCGGAAGTCCGCGACTATTTTGCCGAGGAAGCGGAGGCGATCAAAAAGGTTTTTGGCCCGTTCCTGCTGATAAACACCAATTTCGCTGCGTACAACAACATACGCGGGTCCGAGACATCGCTTGAGATCCAGAAGCGAAGCGGCAAGATACGTTCTTCCGAAGGGGAACGGCTTTTCCGTGAGTTCGTGCAATTCAAGGAAAGGATGTTCCATGCATTTATCTCCCTGGTGGAAGCACTCGCCAAGGCTTTTCCCGCGTACACGATCGTTGTTCGACCCCATCCAGCCGAAGATCATGAGGTATGGCGAAAAACTGTTTCGAGCTGGTCAAATGTCCGGATAGTGCATGAAGGAAACGTGGTCAATTGGATCCTCGCGGCTGAAGTGACCATTCAAAATGGATGCACGACCGGGATCGAATCGTTTTTGCTGGACAGGCCGACCATTTCTTATCAGCCGTTTGCCGCGAAGATTTATGAGGACTATCTCCCTGATGTTCTCGGTATGGCTGTCAAAAGTGAAAAAGACCTGATTGAACTGGTACGTTCCATCTGCTCAGGGACCCATGTGGCGGACGAGCAGGAGCAGGTGCGAAAACGAGAGCTCGCCAGACACTTCATAGAAAACATCGACGGTGACCTTTGTATCGATCGCATCGTCACCCTCTTGCCCCTTCTCAGAAAAAAAGAAGATGTCATCGCGGGAAACATTTTCGTCCAGACCGCAAGGCAGGTGCGAAACTGGCAGACGACCTGGCGTTATTTTGCCCGATCCGTCAAGGACCGACTGATCGATGGGCAGAGCATGACACTGAAAAAAGCCGGACGGAAGAGCCTGGCAAGCGTGCAGGAAAAAGTTGTCAAACAGGTTTTCCCCGGACTTGCCCTTGATGAGGTGAATGCAGCTGTGCGCAGATTTCAACTGGTCATGCAACGGTTTGACAACGTGCAAGTTTTACCGTACGAAAAGAACTGTTTCGTGATTGCTCCGTGGAGGTACGGTGGAGACGATTGA
- the tnpA gene encoding IS200/IS605 family transposase yields MTTYRHGSHTVFSIHLHVVWITKYRKKVLTESVALRVRDMIRETCQREGVDIIKGHVSKDHIHLFLSIPPQVTISRLVQKLKGKTSFKLMNEFPHLRKTFWGRHFWARGYFCCSSGNVTDEMIIEYIETQDASSDDNFKVEGDGEKSA; encoded by the coding sequence ATGACCACGTATCGCCATGGCTCGCATACCGTTTTCTCTATCCACCTGCACGTGGTGTGGATTACGAAGTACCGTAAGAAAGTGTTGACGGAAAGTGTGGCCCTTCGAGTACGAGACATGATCCGGGAGACATGTCAACGGGAAGGGGTGGACATCATCAAAGGCCATGTGTCCAAGGACCATATCCACCTGTTCCTGTCGATTCCTCCGCAGGTGACAATAAGTCGTTTGGTGCAGAAACTGAAAGGGAAGACATCGTTCAAGCTGATGAATGAGTTTCCCCACCTGCGCAAGACGTTCTGGGGTAGACACTTTTGGGCTCGCGGGTATTTCTGCTGCAGCAGCGGCAACGTTACCGACGAGATGATCATCGAGTATATCGAGACTCAAGATGCAAGCTCCGATGATAATTTCAAGGTTGAGGGTGATGGAGAGAAGTCGGCGTAG
- a CDS encoding N-acetylneuraminate synthase family protein, producing the protein MKPFTFENLFVLDLANNHQGELEHGLSVIEKHGEVVKKHGVRAGLKFQFRQLDTFIHPDFKERKDINHIPRFVETALSLDDYEELVDAVHRQGMVSICTPFDEESVDIILEMGIEVIKVASCSASDWPLLRKIAQTNRPVIISTGGLSMSKIDRLVSYFEYEKAHFALMHCVALYPTPPEKTELNQIDLLKNRFPSLTIGFSTHEHPDNLVNVGIAYGKGARIFERHVGFETDRHKLNKYSSTPEQVDRWITAWQQAQAICGGDYRVPADPAETASLRSLMRGVYARQNISAGETIEQGQVFFAMPLQEGQLTSGDFVGGITAARDYQAGVPLDGSLANLEPRDQDRIFQIMLQVKGILNQARIFIGRESAIEISHHYGLEHFREFGAVIITCINRSYCKKLIVMLPRQKHPYHFHKKKEETFQLLWGDVEIELAGKRTKLEPGDIFTVLGGEWHKFHTLDGCVFEEVSTTHFDNDSFYEDERIAKLPREQRKTQLDNWESVTRDVIRTR; encoded by the coding sequence ATGAAGCCTTTTACATTCGAAAATCTGTTTGTTCTCGATCTGGCCAATAATCATCAGGGCGAATTGGAACACGGACTGAGCGTGATCGAAAAGCATGGTGAGGTCGTCAAGAAACACGGGGTGCGTGCCGGCCTGAAATTCCAGTTTCGCCAACTGGATACGTTTATCCATCCGGATTTCAAAGAGAGAAAGGACATCAACCATATCCCCCGATTTGTCGAAACGGCTCTGTCGCTCGACGATTATGAGGAACTGGTCGATGCCGTGCACCGCCAAGGAATGGTGAGTATTTGCACACCATTTGATGAGGAATCGGTCGATATCATCCTGGAAATGGGTATCGAGGTCATCAAGGTGGCTAGTTGTTCGGCCTCTGATTGGCCATTGCTCAGAAAGATAGCGCAAACCAATCGCCCGGTCATTATTTCAACGGGCGGTTTGTCCATGAGTAAGATTGATCGCCTGGTAAGTTACTTCGAATATGAGAAGGCGCATTTCGCTCTGATGCACTGTGTTGCCCTCTACCCGACGCCGCCGGAGAAGACTGAACTCAATCAGATAGACCTGCTGAAAAACCGCTTTCCCTCTCTGACCATCGGTTTCTCGACACATGAACACCCCGACAATCTGGTGAATGTCGGGATAGCATATGGGAAGGGGGCAAGAATATTCGAGCGACATGTTGGGTTCGAGACGGACAGACATAAATTGAACAAGTATTCTTCCACACCGGAGCAGGTGGATCGATGGATCACCGCCTGGCAGCAGGCGCAAGCAATTTGTGGAGGAGATTACCGGGTGCCGGCAGACCCCGCCGAGACAGCTTCGCTGCGGTCATTGATGCGCGGAGTCTATGCCAGGCAGAACATTTCAGCAGGAGAGACCATTGAGCAAGGACAGGTCTTTTTTGCGATGCCCCTACAAGAAGGCCAATTGACCAGCGGCGATTTCGTTGGCGGCATCACGGCCGCTCGTGACTACCAAGCAGGAGTTCCACTCGACGGCTCTTTGGCGAATCTCGAACCGAGAGATCAAGATCGGATATTCCAGATCATGCTGCAGGTGAAAGGGATCCTCAATCAGGCACGAATCTTTATCGGCAGGGAGAGTGCCATTGAAATCTCACACCACTATGGATTGGAGCATTTCCGGGAGTTCGGGGCCGTCATAATCACCTGCATCAATCGAAGCTATTGTAAGAAACTCATCGTCATGCTTCCTCGCCAGAAGCATCCTTACCACTTCCACAAGAAGAAGGAAGAAACGTTTCAACTCCTCTGGGGAGATGTCGAGATCGAGTTGGCGGGAAAAAGAACCAAGCTCGAACCAGGTGACATCTTTACCGTTCTGGGAGGAGAGTGGCATAAGTTCCATACGCTGGACGGCTGTGTCTTTGAAGAAGTCTCAACGACCCACTTCGACAACGATTCCTTTTACGAGGATGAGCGCATAGCAAAGCTTCCGCGGGAGCAACGAAAGACGCAGCTGGATAATTGGGAATCGGTAACCCGGGATGTCATCCGCACCAGATAA
- a CDS encoding sulfotransferase family 2 domain-containing protein, translated as MNLQDCPKMLSDRAYQAFPYSWRKNIFALLHPRKFRRYQFLRTGISRGYTYRSFLELQCLFIHIPKAAGISVCTSLFSHLGGGHNRLKDYQMIFTEKEFETLFKFAFVRNPWDKIFSAYHFLLQGGYKGYNREWAKKHLSAYRDFNDFICNGLHRNDIRHCIHFRPQYEFVCLPLESRPHLDYVGFFEHLTQDFVYISNCIYGRTIPLEHKNKTTATNHVPFQEAYSEASRRIVGDLYGQDIEMFGYQPMQALTEQQLRKRELDYTPRR; from the coding sequence ATGAACTTACAAGACTGCCCGAAAATGCTTTCAGACCGAGCGTATCAAGCCTTTCCGTACTCCTGGCGGAAAAATATTTTTGCTCTTCTGCACCCCCGAAAATTTCGGAGATACCAGTTCCTGCGAACAGGGATCTCCAGAGGCTACACATATCGTTCATTTCTTGAATTGCAATGTCTCTTTATCCATATACCGAAAGCTGCTGGCATTTCAGTATGTACGAGCCTTTTCTCACATCTCGGCGGCGGGCATAACCGCCTGAAAGATTATCAGATGATCTTCACCGAGAAGGAATTTGAGACCCTCTTTAAATTCGCTTTTGTCCGCAATCCTTGGGACAAGATATTCTCGGCCTACCATTTTCTTTTGCAGGGGGGATATAAAGGCTACAATCGTGAGTGGGCGAAGAAACACCTGTCAGCTTATCGCGATTTCAACGATTTTATCTGCAATGGGTTGCATCGCAATGACATTCGGCACTGCATTCATTTCCGGCCGCAGTACGAGTTCGTCTGTCTTCCCCTGGAATCCAGACCGCACCTTGATTATGTCGGTTTTTTCGAGCACTTAACACAAGACTTCGTATACATAAGCAATTGTATCTACGGCAGAACAATACCGCTTGAACACAAGAATAAAACCACTGCCACCAACCATGTTCCTTTTCAGGAAGCCTATTCGGAAGCATCTCGCAGGATAGTCGGCGACCTTTACGGCCAGGACATCGAAATGTTCGGTTACCAGCCCATGCAAGCCTTGACCGAACAACAACTGAGGAAGCGCGAGCTCGATTACACGCCTCGCAGATAA
- a CDS encoding HAD family hydrolase yields the protein MSSAPDKDCQTGCTADAGGTIKVIVFDFDGTLVQSNLIKSQAWHDLFAGDAVCRAVLPTVLRQHGEASRYIIIGKVWERAFGENFDQELLSGIIADYARRYNQLVSDRVKMCPEMPGASETIQNLFAKVPLYCSSQTPETELQTILHHRGWSRYFKGMYGYPRIKRETVERIMSAEQVFPEELLVVGDGESDREAAEKAGARFFPVVANTDLRSLLKLCGE from the coding sequence ATGTCATCCGCACCAGATAAAGATTGCCAGACCGGTTGTACCGCTGATGCGGGCGGCACGATCAAAGTCATCGTGTTTGATTTCGATGGGACGCTCGTTCAGTCCAACCTGATCAAATCACAGGCATGGCATGACCTGTTTGCCGGCGATGCCGTTTGCCGTGCAGTGCTGCCAACCGTTCTCAGACAGCACGGGGAGGCATCGCGTTACATCATCATCGGAAAGGTTTGGGAGCGCGCCTTTGGCGAGAACTTCGATCAGGAGCTATTATCTGGAATCATAGCTGATTATGCCCGGCGGTATAATCAGCTCGTATCGGATCGGGTCAAGATGTGCCCCGAGATGCCGGGAGCCTCCGAAACAATACAGAACCTGTTCGCAAAGGTGCCGCTTTACTGCAGCTCGCAAACGCCCGAAACAGAGCTGCAAACCATTCTCCACCACCGTGGATGGAGTCGTTATTTCAAAGGAATGTACGGATACCCCAGGATAAAAAGGGAAACAGTGGAACGCATCATGTCTGCCGAACAGGTGTTTCCGGAAGAACTACTCGTTGTCGGGGACGGAGAGTCGGATCGGGAGGCGGCGGAAAAAGCGGGAGCCCGATTCTTTCCTGTCGTCGCGAATACCGACTTGCGGAGCTTGCTGAAGCTGTGCGGCGAATGA
- a CDS encoding IS4 family transposase, whose protein sequence is MNSGKLVFSQVIDHLPLHHLRQCISRYRGNRKVKQFSCYDQYLSMVFAQLTYRESLRDIEACLRAQKSKLYHMGIRGGISRNTLANANKVRDWRIYADFAQVLIAIARNLYSKDDFGIELDETVYALDSTTIDLSLTTFPWAHFRSTKAAVKLHTLLDLRGNIPTFLSISDGKVHDVNILDELIPEPGSFYVMDRGYLDFSRLYALNQWASFFVIRAKSNFRFARIYSHHVDKDTGLRCDQTVRLTGFYSAKDYPAPLRRVKFYDAETDNILVFLTNNFTLPAQTIADLYRCRWQVELFFKWIKQHLRIKSFFGTSENAVKTQIWIAVSVYVAVAIIKKQYRIEASLYTMLQILSVTVFEKVPLLQVLDQGDHKSTPSDTGKQLRLFD, encoded by the coding sequence ATGAACTCAGGCAAATTGGTCTTCTCGCAAGTGATCGATCACTTGCCCCTGCATCATCTGCGTCAGTGTATTTCTCGCTACCGCGGCAATCGCAAAGTCAAGCAGTTCAGCTGCTACGACCAATATCTCAGCATGGTATTCGCTCAACTCACCTATCGGGAAAGTCTACGCGATATCGAAGCCTGTCTTCGAGCCCAAAAAAGCAAGTTGTATCATATGGGCATCCGCGGCGGTATATCGAGAAACACCCTCGCCAATGCCAACAAGGTAAGAGACTGGCGCATCTATGCCGACTTTGCTCAAGTTCTTATCGCCATTGCTCGAAACCTCTACAGCAAAGACGATTTCGGGATCGAATTGGACGAAACGGTCTACGCGCTCGATTCCACTACCATCGATCTCAGTCTCACAACATTTCCTTGGGCCCATTTCCGTTCAACCAAAGCAGCCGTCAAGCTTCATACGCTGTTGGATCTGCGTGGCAATATCCCGACATTTCTGTCGATCAGCGATGGCAAAGTGCACGATGTCAACATCTTGGACGAACTGATCCCCGAGCCAGGCAGCTTTTATGTCATGGATCGTGGCTATCTGGACTTTTCTCGTCTTTATGCCCTGAACCAGTGGGCCTCCTTTTTTGTCATTCGAGCAAAATCAAACTTCAGATTCGCTCGCATCTATTCTCACCACGTGGACAAGGATACCGGCTTGCGGTGCGATCAGACGGTTCGTCTCACTGGTTTCTATTCGGCCAAGGATTATCCGGCCCCCTTGCGCCGAGTGAAGTTTTACGATGCCGAAACCGACAACATCCTCGTTTTTCTGACCAACAACTTTACCCTCCCTGCACAGACCATCGCCGATCTTTATCGGTGCCGCTGGCAGGTGGAGCTGTTTTTCAAATGGATCAAGCAGCACCTGCGAATAAAATCGTTTTTCGGCACCTCAGAGAATGCGGTCAAAACCCAGATCTGGATAGCTGTTTCAGTATACGTTGCCGTAGCGATCATCAAAAAACAGTATCGAATTGAGGCCAGCCTGTACACAATGCTACAGATTTTGAGCGTAACCGTATTTGAAAAAGTTCCACTATTACAAGTGCTTGATCAAGGCGATCACAAATCCACCCCGAGCGATACGGGCAAGCAGTTAAGATTATTCGATTAA
- a CDS encoding class I SAM-dependent methyltransferase, whose amino-acid sequence MLDLSIRDQDIDRVFMPYVHHRRKMNSPCSLAVLAKVYVRWLIKRLRKSTERLLFAKARTTSDVQRGYEGKWSSFDYSFYTPECSRSELMEWRGMLYFANPYVKGRIQLLFLEKIIKELSPRNVLEVGCGRGSMIVPLGRRFTGIKFYGLELTAAGVGDARRLSIKQELPKEMVDYVPFPISFSEHVRLSFVQASGDHIPFQDGSFDLVYTNQALEQMDHIKDNVLREIARVTRRAAVFSEPFRDWNASGIRRNRVLASQYFSGALDDLKSYGFVPIFSTDDIPSKVILHTGIVVAEKLVQSELRNS is encoded by the coding sequence ATGTTAGATTTATCAATCCGCGACCAAGATATTGATCGGGTATTCATGCCTTATGTACACCATCGACGAAAAATGAATAGCCCTTGTTCTCTCGCAGTTCTGGCCAAGGTATATGTCCGCTGGCTGATAAAAAGGTTGCGAAAATCCACTGAACGGCTTCTTTTTGCGAAAGCACGAACCACGTCTGATGTTCAACGTGGCTATGAGGGAAAATGGAGTTCGTTTGATTATTCCTTCTACACGCCCGAGTGTTCAAGATCGGAATTGATGGAATGGAGAGGTATGCTTTATTTCGCTAATCCTTATGTCAAAGGGCGGATACAACTGCTTTTCCTTGAAAAGATCATCAAGGAACTGAGCCCAAGGAATGTTCTCGAGGTGGGTTGTGGGAGGGGAAGTATGATCGTTCCGCTCGGTCGGCGATTTACTGGGATTAAATTTTATGGTCTGGAACTGACTGCCGCAGGGGTTGGTGATGCAAGGAGATTGAGCATCAAGCAGGAGTTACCGAAAGAAATGGTAGATTACGTGCCTTTTCCAATTTCGTTCTCAGAACATGTAAGGTTGAGTTTCGTGCAGGCCTCTGGAGACCATATTCCCTTTCAAGATGGAAGCTTCGATCTCGTGTATACCAACCAGGCGCTTGAGCAGATGGATCATATAAAAGATAATGTGCTCAGAGAAATAGCCAGGGTAACGCGAAGGGCTGCTGTTTTCTCGGAACCCTTCAGGGATTGGAATGCCAGCGGAATAAGGAGAAATCGGGTTCTCGCCAGTCAATACTTTTCCGGGGCCCTCGATGATCTGAAATCATATGGATTTGTGCCTATTTTTTCAACAGACGATATACCAAGCAAAGTTATCCTGCATACAGGCATAGTGGTGGCAGAGAAACTTGTTCAGTCGGAGTTACGTAACAGCTGA
- a CDS encoding cytidylyltransferase domain-containing protein, translating to MLFDKRILAVVPARGGSKGIKLKNLREVGGVPLVAIAGRLLRDMPEIDRAVVSTDHELIRDVAVASGLEAPFMRPEAIAGDRIGDLEVLTHALHAVEEDDGQRYDIVVMIQPTCPLRTKAHILDSIGKLIEGGYDAVWTVSLTDSKAHPLKQLVLRNDHLDYYDQRGAAIIARQQLEPLYHRNGAAYAISRECLLHKKSIKGDRTSAIVVEEFLPNIDTELDLHFADFFLTRLSNP from the coding sequence ATGTTGTTCGATAAGAGAATACTCGCCGTGGTCCCGGCGCGAGGCGGCAGCAAAGGGATCAAATTGAAGAATCTGCGTGAAGTCGGTGGTGTTCCGCTGGTCGCTATCGCCGGGCGATTGCTCCGTGATATGCCGGAAATCGACCGTGCGGTTGTTTCCACTGACCATGAACTCATCAGAGATGTTGCCGTGGCTTCGGGATTGGAGGCTCCGTTCATGAGACCGGAAGCTATTGCCGGAGACAGGATCGGGGACCTCGAGGTGCTCACCCATGCCCTGCATGCCGTTGAGGAAGATGATGGCCAGCGATACGATATTGTCGTTATGATTCAGCCGACTTGCCCCTTGCGCACAAAAGCGCACATCCTGGATTCCATCGGGAAGCTGATCGAGGGGGGGTATGATGCCGTCTGGACCGTGAGCCTCACAGATTCCAAGGCACACCCGCTGAAGCAACTGGTCTTACGCAATGATCACCTGGATTATTACGACCAGCGGGGAGCAGCGATTATCGCCCGGCAACAGCTGGAACCACTGTACCACCGCAATGGCGCCGCATACGCGATAAGCAGAGAATGCCTGCTGCACAAGAAATCGATCAAGGGAGATCGAACGTCAGCAATCGTTGTCGAAGAGTTTTTGCCGAACATCGACACAGAGCTCGATCTTCACTTCGCCGATTTCTTTTTGACCAGGTTATCGAACCCGTGA
- a CDS encoding sulfotransferase family protein, with protein METIDGMAKSKKEPCLVFLLYMNRSGSTLLAQMLDRYREIGVTPEANIPDGLLLGKADIREHSDISAYLDKLYQDQKFCSWNVDRGKLEEALQRTTLPFGYEHILTEILNTYFPRAEASIRVYKRGHYITCVPGLRKLFPGCRFLFIERDPRAIFESQKRSIDSVTGRVMAVNPAERAIKYVRTMRLVKTYSKDEDFFVVRYEDLVVDPDRIIRSVLDFLEVGTRAVEQSHYFAKIPESQHHLHQGILGKPTVQKVDAWKKKLSQKEIAVIQLLAAPTLRSRGYELLRTHAGFWECGVYFLGTISHLLFCHLTAEVFRRLSKR; from the coding sequence GTGGAGACGATTGACGGTATGGCAAAGTCAAAGAAAGAGCCATGCCTGGTTTTTTTGTTGTACATGAACCGGTCCGGCTCGACCCTGCTTGCACAAATGCTGGATCGCTACCGGGAAATAGGTGTGACGCCGGAGGCCAATATTCCCGACGGCCTGTTGCTTGGTAAAGCCGATATCCGAGAGCACAGCGATATCTCAGCTTATCTCGACAAGCTCTACCAGGATCAAAAATTCTGCAGTTGGAACGTTGATCGGGGGAAACTGGAGGAAGCGTTGCAGCGCACGACCCTTCCTTTCGGTTATGAGCATATCCTCACGGAAATTTTAAACACTTATTTTCCCCGAGCAGAAGCATCGATACGGGTCTACAAACGGGGTCACTATATCACCTGCGTGCCGGGGCTACGCAAGCTTTTTCCCGGCTGCCGGTTCTTGTTCATCGAAAGGGACCCCCGGGCAATTTTTGAATCCCAGAAACGGAGTATCGATAGTGTCACCGGTCGGGTCATGGCCGTCAACCCAGCCGAAAGGGCAATCAAGTACGTCCGAACGATGAGATTGGTGAAAACCTACTCGAAGGACGAAGATTTCTTCGTGGTGCGATATGAAGATCTGGTTGTAGATCCTGATCGGATAATTCGTTCAGTTTTGGATTTTCTTGAGGTCGGTACGAGGGCGGTCGAGCAGTCCCACTATTTTGCAAAAATCCCCGAAAGCCAGCATCATCTGCACCAGGGTATTCTGGGGAAGCCCACCGTTCAGAAGGTCGATGCTTGGAAAAAGAAATTGAGTCAAAAGGAGATAGCGGTGATCCAGTTGCTGGCGGCCCCAACCCTTCGTTCACGAGGTTATGAGTTACTCCGGACACATGCGGGCTTCTGGGAATGTGGCGTGTATTTTCTGGGGACAATCAGCCATCTGCTGTTTTGTCATCTGACAGCAGAGGTGTTCCGGCGACTGTCAAAACGGTAA
- a CDS encoding DUF6625 family protein, protein MNSTIALLSPYFGSFPFWMPAFLLSCRDNPGIDWHIFSDNRQPAEKPDNVYFHQMTLEQFKGLVSVRLKVIPPISSSNLIKICDFRPAFGIIFAEYLGQYRFWGHCDIDVVWGNIFSFVTPAILDSFDIITSRYKLLSGSFTLYRNTPQINSLYSSIFGFNRLVTHAHHYNVDEKHMSRLLKALNSSNRIKQSLYFLGRAKCSGNPRVYWERILTTSGGYQRNSSAADWQMKWEDGRVYGYYGEEFMYLHFHKLKKIMKSIDFSYADNPGRFLLAADGLKQGKWQ, encoded by the coding sequence ATGAACTCGACTATCGCCTTGTTGAGCCCTTATTTCGGTTCTTTTCCGTTCTGGATGCCCGCCTTCCTGCTCTCTTGCAGAGACAATCCGGGTATCGACTGGCATATTTTTTCAGATAATCGTCAACCAGCAGAAAAGCCTGACAATGTCTACTTTCATCAGATGACCCTCGAACAATTCAAGGGACTTGTTTCTGTTCGACTCAAGGTGATACCGCCTATCTCTTCATCAAATCTGATCAAGATATGTGATTTTCGCCCGGCTTTCGGAATCATTTTTGCTGAATATCTGGGCCAATACCGTTTCTGGGGTCATTGCGACATCGATGTCGTCTGGGGTAACATTTTTTCCTTTGTAACGCCTGCTATTCTCGATTCCTTCGATATCATAACTTCCCGCTACAAGCTGCTCTCGGGATCTTTCACCCTCTACCGCAACACACCTCAGATCAACTCGCTCTACAGCTCGATCTTCGGTTTCAACCGACTCGTCACCCATGCTCATCATTACAACGTCGATGAAAAACACATGAGCAGGCTGCTCAAAGCTCTGAACTCATCCAATCGAATCAAACAAAGCCTCTATTTTCTCGGAAGAGCAAAATGTTCCGGTAACCCAAGGGTCTATTGGGAGCGCATTCTTACGACGAGCGGTGGCTACCAGCGAAACAGTTCAGCGGCTGATTGGCAAATGAAATGGGAGGACGGCAGAGTGTACGGGTATTATGGGGAGGAATTCATGTATCTTCATTTCCACAAGCTGAAGAAGATAATGAAATCGATAGATTTTTCATATGCCGACAACCCGGGGCGTTTTCTACTTGCCGCAGATGGTTTAAAGCAGGGCAAATGGCAGTAA